A genomic segment from Triticum dicoccoides isolate Atlit2015 ecotype Zavitan chromosome 1A, WEW_v2.0, whole genome shotgun sequence encodes:
- the LOC119276415 gene encoding receptor-like protein kinase FERONIA, protein MGGGPRCALLLLVAAAAAALVPAAWAQDPTAPAPSGAPFVPRDDILLDCGATGKGNDTDGREWRGDAGSKYAPPNLASADAGAQDPSVPQVPYLTARVSAAPFTYSFPLGPGRKFLRLHFYPANYSGRAAADAFFSVSVPAAKVTLLSNFSAYQTATAFNFAYLVREFSVNVTGPTLDLTFTPEKGRPNAYAFINGIEVVSSPDLFDLATPFFVTGDGNNQPFPMDPGAALQTMYRLNVGGQAISPSKDSGGARSWDDDTPYIYGAGAGVSYPNDPNVTITYPPSVPGYVAPLDVYATARSMGIDKGVNLAYNLTWIVQVDAGFTYLVRLHFCEIQSPIDKPNQRVFNIYLNNQTAVEGADVLQWVDPRSTGTPLYKDFVVGTVGSGIMDFWVALHPDIRNKPQYYDAILNGMEVFKLQLTNGSLAGPNPVPSADPAAHTGQGKKSSLVGPIAGGVIGGLAVLALGYCCFICKRRRKVAKDAGMSDGHSGWLPLSLYGNSHTSSSAKSHATGSIASSLPSNLCRHFSFAEIKAATKNFDESRILGVGGFGKVYQGEIDGGTTKVAIKRGNPLSEQGIHEFQTEIEMLSKLRHRHLVSLIGYCEDKNEMILVYDHMAHGTLREHLYKTQNAPLSWRQRLEICIGAARGLHYLHTGAKHTIIHRDVKTTNILLDEKWVAKVSDFGLSKTGPSMDHTHVSTVVKGSFGYLDPEYFRRQQLTEKSDVYSFGVVLFEVLCARPALNPTLAKEEVSLAEWALHCQKKGILDQIVDPYLKGKIVPQCFKKFAETAEKCVADNGIERPSMGDVLWNLEFALQMQESAEESGSFGCGMSDEEGAPLVMAGKKDPNDPSIDSSTTTTTTTSLSMGDQSVASIDSDGLTPSAVFSQIMNPKGR, encoded by the coding sequence ATGGGAGGAGGCCCGAGATGCGCGCTCCTGCTGCTcgtggccgccgcggccgccgcgctTGTCCCCGCGGCGTGGGCGCAGGACCCGACCGCGCCGGCGCCCTCGGGGGCCCCCTTCGTGCCGCGGGACGACATCCTGCTCGACTGCGGCGCCACGGGGAAGGGCAACGACACGGACGGCCGGGAGTGGCGTGGCGACGCCGGCTCCAAGTACGCGCCGCCGAACCTCGCCTCCGCCGACGCGGGGGCGCAGGACCCCTCGGTGCCGCAGGTGCCCTACCTCACCGCGCGGGTCTCCGCGGCGCCCTTCACCTACTCCTTCCCGCTCGGCCCCGGCCGCAAGTTCCTCCGCCTGCACTTCTACCCGGCCAACTactccggccgcgccgccgccgacgccttcTTCTCCGTCTCCGTCCCGGCAGCCAAGGTCACGCTCCTCTCCAACTTCAGCGCCTACCAGACCGCCACGGCGTTCAACTTCGCCTACCTCGTGCGCGAGTTCTCCGTCAACGTCACCGGCCCGACCCTCGACCTCACCTTCACCCCGGAGAAGGGGCGCCCCAACGCCTACGCCTTCATCAACGGCATCGAGGTCGTCTCCTCCCCGGATCTCTTCGACCTCGCCACACCGTTCTTCGTCACCGGTGACGGCAACAACCAGCCGTTCCCGATGGACCCCGGTGCTGCTCTGCAGACCATGTACCGGCTCAACGTCGGAGGCCAGGCCATCTCCCCTTCCAAGGACTCCGGCGGGGCTCGGTCATGGGACGACGACACGCCCTACATTTACGGTGCAGGGGCTGGGGTGTCGTACCCGAACGATCCCAATGTCACAATCACCTACCCTCCCAGTGTGCCGGGATATGTGGCGCCACTGGATGTCTATGCCACGGCGCGATCAATGGGGATAGACAAGGGTGTGAACTTGGCCTACAATCTCACCTGGATAGTGCAGGTGGATGCTGGGTTCACATACCTTGTGAGGCTCCATTTCTGCGAGATACAATCCCCAATTGATAAGCCGAATCAGCGGGTGTTCAACATTTACCTCAACAACCAGACTGCCGTGGAAGGTGCTGATGTGCTCCAGTGGGTGGATCCGCGTAGTACCGGTACCCCATTGTACAAGGATTTCGTGGTCGGCACTGTGGGTTCAGGGATTATGGATTTCTGGGTGGCTCTTCATCCGGATATACGGAACAAGCCACAGTACTATGATGCTATTCTCAATGGGATGGAGGTGTTCAAGCTGCAACTTACTAATGGGAGCCTCGCGGGGCCAAACCCTGTCCCAAGTGCTGATCCAGCGGCGCATACCGGGCAAGGGAAGAAGAGTTCGCTTGTCGGGCCTATTGCTGGTGGAGTAATTGGAGGTTTGGCAGTGCTTGCACTTGGATATTGCTGCTTCATTTGCAAGAGGCGGAGGAAAGTGGCCAAGGATGCCGGCATGAGTGATGGCCATTCTGGTTGGCTGCCGTTGTCGCTGTATGGCAATTCACACACTTCAAGCTCAGCCAAGTCGCATGCTACAGGGAGTATTGCTTCATCTTTGCCATCCAACCTGTGCCGCCATTTCTCCTTTGCAGAGATCAAGGCTGCAACGAAGAACTTTGACGAGTCACGGATCCTTGGTGTTGGTGGGTTCGGTAAAGTTTACCAGGGAGAGATCGATGGGGGCACAACTAAGGTGGCTATCAAGCGTGGCAACCCCTTGTCTGAGCAGGGCATACATGAGTTCCAGACTGAAATTGAAATGCTGTCAAAGCTCCGCCACCGCCATCTTGTGTCGTTGATTGGTTACTGCGAGGACAAGAATGAGATGATCCTGGTCTATGACCACATGGCCCATGGAACTCTGCGTGAGCACCTATACAAGACCCAGAATGCGCCGCTTAGCTGGAGGCAGCGTTTGGAGATCTGCATTGGTGCAGCCCGTGGGCTGCACTACCTTCACACCGGTGCAAAGCACACCATTATCCACCGTGATGTGAAGACCACAAACATCCTCCTGGATGAGAAATGGGTCGCCAAGGTTTCAGATTTTGGTCTGTCCAAGACTGGGCCGTCGATGGATCACACACATGTGAGCACAGTTGTCAAGGGCAGTTTCGGTTACCTAGATCCTGAATACTTCCGCAGGCAGCAGCTCACCGAGAAGTCTGATGTGTATTCATTTGGCGTGGTGCTGTTCGAGGTCCTCTGTGCTCGGCCTGCCTTGAACCCCACTCTTGCAAAGGAAGAAGTCAGCCTGGCAGAATGGGCATTGCACTGCCAGAAGAAGGGAATTCTGGATCAGATTGTTGATCCCTACCTAAAGGGAAAGATCGTTCCGCAGTGCTTCAAGAAGTTTGCCGAGACAGCTGAGAAGTGCGTTGCCGACAACGGCATCGAGCGCCCTTCGATGGGAGATGTGCTTTGGAACCTGGAGTTTGCTCTTCAGATGCAGGAAAGCGCGGAGGAGAGCGGAAGCTTCGGCTGTGGGATGTCGGATGAGGAGGGCGCTCCCCTGGTGATGGCTGGAAAGAAGGATCCCAATGACCCGTCAATCGATTCAAGCACCACCACGACCACGACAACTTCCCTAAGCATGGGCGACCAGAGCGTCGCGAGCATCGACTCGGACGGGCTGACGCCGAGCGCGGTCTTCTCGCAGATCATGAACCCCAAGGGGCGGTGA